The Conger conger chromosome 15, fConCon1.1, whole genome shotgun sequence genome contains a region encoding:
- the LOC133111525 gene encoding tumor protein p53-inducible protein 11-like gives MASKPHAPLMKKHSQTDLISRLKTRKILGVGGEDDDGEVHRSKISQMLGNEIKFAVREPMGLRVWILISAIVFTTMALMALVFPNQLYEVVFDKELSVTSVSIRLYGGALLSISLIMWNGVYTAEKIVIQWTLLTEACYFAVQFLVTSVTLVELGFVSNAAVLLLLSRLLFLSVSLSYYYHLGRRPKKI, from the exons atGGCTTCCAAACCGCACGCCCCCCTCATGAAGAAGCACAGCCAGACCGACTTGATCAGCCGCCTGAAGACCCGCAAGATCCTGGGCGTCGGTGGGGAGGATGACGATGGCGAGGtgcacaggtcaaag ATCAGCCAGATGCTGGGGAATGAGATCAAATTTGCTGTGCGGGAGCCTATGGGCCTCAG GGTTTGGATCCTCATATCAGCCATCGTCTTCACCACCATGGCTTTAATG GCATTGGTGTTTCCGAACCAGCTGTACGAGGTGGTGTTTGACAAGGAGCTGTCTGTTACGAGTGTCTCCATCCGACTGTACGGAGGAGCCCTGCTCA gTATCTCCTTAATCATGTGGAACGGTGTTTACACGGCTGAGAAGATCGTTATCCAGTGGACTCTGCTCACAGAGGCCTGCTACTTTGCTGTGCAGTTTTTGG TGACGTCAGTCACCCTGGTGGAGTTGGGCTTCGTGTCGAACGCcgccgtcctcctcctcctcagccgCCTGCTCTTCCTCTCCGTCAGCCTGTCGTACTACTACCACCTGGGCCGGCGGCCCAAGAAGATCTGA